From Chryseobacterium salivictor, a single genomic window includes:
- a CDS encoding alpha/beta fold hydrolase — protein sequence MKNSLQHLKLKNHHLVSGKILDIDLSYQLYGKDLHAAPIILVNHALTGNSNVAGENGWWNSLIGEHKIIDTNTFSVICFNIPGNGFDGNLIENEQDFTPKDIAAIFLKGLSFLNISRLHTLIGGSLGGAIGWEMLALKPDLAESFIPVACDYKTSDWLHAQCLVQQFLLNQNDQPLQKARIHAMLCYRTPASLNERFKNEIHPEKQILKSHDWLSFHGEKLNERFSLNAYRLMNHLLMTINTDQKKLKKIKANIHLIAVDSDLFFPAFDMQKCYQFLLESKSNTFYHEIKSIHGHDAFLMEYDQLNQILNTIIHEK from the coding sequence TTGAAAAATTCGCTACAACATCTCAAACTCAAAAATCATCATTTAGTATCAGGAAAAATCCTTGATATTGATTTATCGTATCAACTTTATGGTAAAGATTTACACGCTGCTCCAATTATTTTGGTCAATCATGCCTTAACCGGAAATTCGAATGTTGCCGGAGAAAACGGCTGGTGGAATTCTTTAATCGGAGAGCATAAAATTATTGATACCAATACTTTTTCTGTCATCTGTTTTAATATTCCCGGGAATGGTTTCGATGGAAATTTAATTGAAAATGAACAGGATTTTACACCAAAAGATATTGCGGCTATTTTCCTTAAAGGTTTATCATTTTTAAATATTTCCAGACTTCATACTTTGATTGGCGGATCCTTAGGCGGAGCGATTGGCTGGGAAATGTTGGCATTAAAACCCGACTTGGCAGAAAGTTTCATTCCGGTAGCCTGTGATTATAAAACCTCCGATTGGTTGCATGCGCAGTGCTTGGTTCAGCAATTCTTATTGAATCAAAATGATCAGCCTTTGCAAAAAGCCAGAATTCACGCCATGTTGTGTTACCGAACGCCGGCATCTTTAAATGAAAGATTTAAAAATGAAATTCATCCAGAAAAGCAGATTCTGAAATCCCACGACTGGCTCAGTTTCCACGGTGAAAAATTAAACGAGAGATTTAGTCTGAATGCCTATCGGTTGATGAATCATCTGCTGATGACCATTAATACAGATCAAAAGAAACTCAAAAAAATCAAAGCCAATATTCATCTCATCGCTGTCGATTCCGATTTGTTTTTCCCCGCTTTTGATATGCAAAAATGTTATCAGTTTTTACTCGAATCAAAATCAAATACTTTCTACCACGAAATAAAATCCATTCACGGGCACGACGCTTTTTTAATGGAATACGACCAACTTAATCAAATTTTAAATACCATCATTCATGAAAAATAA
- a CDS encoding MGH1-like glycoside hydrolase domain-containing protein, with protein sequence MTEKERMLDENWKTWGPYVSNRQWGTVREDYSNDGNAWGYTTYNQAISRAYRWSEDGIAGICDSKQRLCFAFSFWNRKDKMIKERFFGLSNHEGNHGEDLKELYYYLDNTPTHSYMKMVYKYPVSEFPYDYLIAENARRSKHDPEFELIDTGIFNDNNYFDLFIEYAKINHDDYLIRVTAVNRSRHKAPLVILPTIWFRNNWNWGFGDYQPQLKSSATGDIEIHHESLPVIKLYSRDQNTEALFCNNESNPATIHGASSEPKYYKDGINNFIIHDDRNAVNPDQTGTKACFAIDTEIEAGESKTFDFRLSPHDMKNAFFDFDDVFSLRKKEADEYYQGIQKEITDEEEKMIQRQAFAGLLWNKQFYHYNVSKWLKGEPKLNAPRNFHHHVRNKEWEHMQNKDIISMPDKWEYPWFATWDLAFHCVPFAILDSGFAKQQLRLLTKEWYIHPNGQLPAYEWDFSDVNPPVHAWSTFRVFKIDQMINGKPDVPFLESVFQKLLLNFTWWVNRKDKKGNNVFGGGFLGLDNIGAFDRNMEFKNGDHLEQADGTSWMAMFALNMMRISMELAQYNPIYEDMAIKFFEHYLYIAEAMENIGETKNGLWNDEDGFFYDLLQLNNGDSISLKLRSIVGLIPLFAVEIVEHSMLEKLPNFLDRMQWILKNKPHLADLVSHWEVEGKGGKHLMSILRKTRLKRVLCRMVDENEFLSDYGIRSMSKIYENEPYLFTVDGKDFKVKYTPAESDSSMFGGNSNWRGPIWFPINFLIVESLQRFHYYYGDSLQIEYPTNSGKSRNLDFIATDLSKRLYSIFSKDENGNRPFNGGNDLLNHNEFFKNYIMFHEYFNGDTGEGIGASHQTGWTATIAKLIQPRMGSRPR encoded by the coding sequence ATGACGGAGAAAGAAAGAATGCTCGATGAGAACTGGAAAACGTGGGGACCGTACGTAAGCAACAGACAATGGGGAACGGTTCGGGAAGATTACAGCAATGATGGAAATGCCTGGGGATATACAACTTACAACCAGGCCATCAGCAGAGCCTATCGCTGGAGTGAGGACGGAATCGCAGGAATCTGTGACTCTAAACAAAGATTATGTTTTGCTTTTTCATTTTGGAACCGCAAAGACAAAATGATCAAAGAACGTTTCTTTGGATTGAGTAATCATGAAGGAAATCATGGCGAGGATTTAAAAGAACTCTACTATTATCTGGATAATACACCGACCCATTCTTACATGAAAATGGTGTATAAATATCCGGTCAGTGAATTTCCTTATGACTATTTAATTGCAGAAAACGCAAGGAGATCGAAGCACGATCCGGAATTTGAGTTGATCGACACCGGGATATTTAATGACAATAATTACTTTGATCTTTTCATTGAATATGCTAAAATAAATCATGATGATTATCTAATCCGTGTCACGGCAGTAAACCGGAGCCGTCACAAAGCGCCGCTTGTTATTTTACCAACAATCTGGTTTAGAAACAACTGGAACTGGGGCTTCGGAGATTATCAACCTCAACTAAAATCTTCGGCAACCGGCGACATTGAAATTCATCATGAGTCTTTACCCGTCATCAAATTATATTCCCGGGATCAAAATACAGAAGCTCTTTTTTGCAATAACGAAAGTAATCCGGCTACAATTCATGGCGCGAGCAGTGAACCAAAATACTATAAAGACGGCATCAATAATTTTATAATTCATGACGACCGAAATGCTGTAAATCCTGACCAAACCGGAACTAAAGCCTGTTTCGCAATCGATACAGAAATTGAAGCCGGCGAAAGCAAAACTTTCGATTTCCGGTTGAGTCCGCATGATATGAAAAATGCTTTCTTTGACTTCGACGACGTTTTTAGTTTAAGAAAAAAAGAAGCCGACGAATACTACCAAGGAATCCAAAAAGAAATTACCGATGAAGAAGAAAAAATGATTCAAAGACAGGCATTTGCAGGACTATTATGGAACAAACAGTTCTACCATTATAATGTCTCTAAATGGCTGAAAGGAGAGCCGAAACTGAATGCCCCAAGAAATTTCCATCATCATGTGAGAAATAAAGAATGGGAACACATGCAGAATAAGGACATTATTTCGATGCCCGACAAATGGGAATATCCGTGGTTTGCGACGTGGGATTTGGCGTTTCATTGTGTCCCCTTTGCTATTCTGGATTCCGGTTTTGCGAAACAACAATTAAGGTTACTCACTAAAGAATGGTACATTCATCCGAACGGACAATTGCCGGCTTATGAGTGGGATTTCAGCGACGTCAATCCGCCTGTTCATGCGTGGTCCACTTTCCGGGTTTTTAAAATTGACCAGATGATCAACGGAAAACCCGATGTTCCTTTTCTGGAAAGTGTTTTTCAAAAATTATTATTGAATTTTACCTGGTGGGTGAACCGAAAAGATAAAAAAGGAAACAATGTTTTTGGCGGCGGATTTTTAGGCTTGGATAATATCGGTGCTTTTGACCGTAATATGGAATTCAAAAACGGCGACCATTTAGAGCAAGCCGACGGCACGAGTTGGATGGCGATGTTTGCTCTGAACATGATGCGGATTTCAATGGAACTGGCACAGTACAATCCGATTTATGAAGATATGGCGATTAAATTTTTCGAGCATTATCTCTATATCGCCGAAGCCATGGAAAATATCGGCGAAACGAAAAATGGTTTGTGGAATGACGAAGACGGTTTTTTCTACGACCTTCTGCAATTGAACAATGGCGATTCTATTTCCTTAAAATTGAGAAGTATTGTTGGGTTAATTCCTTTGTTTGCCGTAGAAATTGTAGAACACAGTATGCTGGAAAAACTGCCTAATTTTCTGGATAGAATGCAGTGGATTCTTAAAAACAAACCGCATTTGGCTGATTTGGTTTCACATTGGGAAGTAGAAGGAAAAGGCGGAAAACACCTGATGAGCATTCTGCGAAAAACCCGGCTGAAAAGAGTTCTGTGCCGAATGGTTGATGAAAATGAATTCTTATCAGATTACGGAATCCGTTCGATGTCGAAAATTTATGAAAATGAGCCCTATCTCTTCACCGTCGATGGCAAAGATTTCAAAGTGAAATATACTCCGGCAGAAAGTGATAGCAGCATGTTCGGGGGTAACAGCAACTGGCGCGGCCCCATTTGGTTCCCAATTAATTTTCTGATTGTAGAGAGTTTACAGCGTTTCCATTATTATTATGGCGACAGTTTACAGATCGAATATCCTACCAACAGCGGAAAAAGCCGGAATCTCGATTTTATCGCTACCGACTTGAGCAAAAGACTCTACTCGATTTTCAGTAAAGATGAAAACGGGAACAGGCCTTTCAATGGCGGAAATGATCTGTTGAACCACAATGAATTTTTCAAAAACTACATTATGTTTCACGAATATTTCAACGGTGATACGGGCGAAGGAATTGGTGCATCTCACCAAACCGGCTGGACGGCGACGATTGCAAAATTGATACAGCCGAGAATGGGTTCGCGGCCGAGGTAA
- a CDS encoding OsmC family protein gives MKITLNRINDDYLFECTNSLGNKILLDNTSQSEGTKGVSPMETLLMAVAGCSGIDMVSILKKQRQEITKFSAEVVGERIQVDEAKPFKTILVTFFVDGNIDPKKAERAAALSFEKYCSVSKTLEPNVTVNYEVFVNGEKVGI, from the coding sequence ATGAAAATTACCCTAAATAGAATCAACGATGATTACTTGTTTGAATGCACCAATTCGTTGGGCAACAAAATTCTTTTAGACAATACGTCGCAATCTGAAGGAACGAAAGGCGTTTCTCCCATGGAAACTCTTTTGATGGCTGTTGCCGGTTGCAGCGGAATCGACATGGTTTCAATCCTGAAAAAGCAAAGACAGGAAATTACCAAATTTTCTGCAGAAGTGGTTGGTGAAAGGATTCAGGTTGACGAAGCAAAACCGTTTAAAACCATTTTGGTTACATTTTTTGTTGACGGAAATATAGATCCGAAAAAAGCCGAACGAGCCGCTGCATTATCTTTCGAAAAATACTGTTCGGTTTCTAAAACCCTGGAACCGAATGTGACGGTGAATTACGAGGTTTTCGTGAATGGTGAGAAAGTAGGAATATAG
- a CDS encoding DUF58 domain-containing protein, with protein sequence MKNLYLNNRLFFALFGVGFTYVLAFFFPVLMWIAHGVLVLILIVFIVDYMLLFNQKKAVQAQRILPEKLSNGDQNSIKIDLKNNYPFTIKTKVIDEIPFQFQKRDFNIERTIKPNKNMLFEYLLEPKERGEYSFGNLNVFVESPLGLVSRRFTYQKEAVLPSYPSFIHLRKYELMALQNEFLLGGIKKIRKLGHTMEFEQIKEYVPGDDVRTINWKATSKRNQLMVNQFQDEKSQRIFMLIDNGRTMQMPFNGLSLLDYSINATMALSHIILKKNDRAGMMTFSKKTEHKVAADNKSGQLKKISEALYNIQTNFFESDFSRLYQDVKYTVGQRSLILLFTNFETLDAVNRQMKYLRGIAKNHLLVIIFFKNAELQSLINTNPENIQEVYDEIIAEKFEYEKKLIIQELRKYGIYTVYTLPENLNIEVINKYLEIKARGIL encoded by the coding sequence ATGAAAAACCTATACCTTAACAACCGTCTTTTCTTCGCGCTTTTCGGTGTGGGATTTACTTACGTTCTGGCGTTTTTCTTTCCGGTTTTAATGTGGATTGCACATGGGGTTTTGGTTTTAATTCTCATCGTATTTATCGTTGATTATATGCTTTTATTTAATCAAAAAAAGGCAGTTCAGGCACAAAGAATTTTACCTGAAAAGTTATCGAACGGTGATCAGAATTCGATAAAAATTGATTTAAAAAATAATTATCCGTTTACCATTAAAACGAAAGTGATTGATGAAATTCCTTTTCAGTTTCAGAAGCGGGATTTCAATATTGAAAGAACCATTAAACCAAATAAAAATATGCTTTTTGAATATCTACTTGAACCGAAAGAACGCGGTGAATACAGTTTTGGGAACCTCAATGTTTTTGTAGAATCGCCTTTGGGATTGGTTTCCAGAAGATTTACTTATCAGAAAGAAGCGGTGTTGCCGAGTTATCCATCTTTTATTCATTTAAGAAAATATGAATTGATGGCGCTTCAAAACGAATTTCTTTTGGGTGGAATTAAAAAAATCCGCAAACTGGGTCACACGATGGAATTTGAACAAATCAAAGAATATGTGCCCGGTGATGACGTAAGAACGATTAACTGGAAGGCGACTTCGAAAAGAAATCAATTGATGGTCAATCAGTTTCAGGACGAGAAATCGCAACGGATTTTCATGTTGATCGATAATGGCAGAACGATGCAAATGCCTTTTAATGGATTAAGTTTACTCGATTATTCGATTAATGCAACGATGGCTTTAAGTCACATTATCCTGAAAAAAAATGACCGTGCCGGAATGATGACTTTCTCCAAAAAAACAGAACATAAAGTGGCTGCCGACAATAAATCAGGACAGTTGAAAAAGATTTCGGAAGCGCTTTATAATATTCAAACTAATTTTTTCGAAAGTGATTTCAGCAGATTGTATCAGGATGTAAAATATACAGTGGGACAAAGAAGTTTGATTTTACTTTTTACTAATTTTGAAACTTTGGACGCGGTAAACCGACAAATGAAATATCTCCGCGGAATTGCAAAAAACCATTTGTTGGTGATTATTTTCTTTAAAAATGCTGAACTTCAGAGTTTAATCAATACGAATCCGGAAAATATTCAGGAAGTCTATGATGAGATCATCGCCGAAAAATTCGAGTACGAAAAGAAATTAATTATTCAGGAACTTCGGAAATACGGGATTTACACGGTTTATACTTTGCCGGAAAATTTGAATATTGAAGTCATCAATAAATATCTGGAAATTAAAGCGAGAGGAATTTTATAA
- a CDS encoding AAA family ATPase, translated as MENFATQNQENLNTEFRPRLDMTELQQSLEGVKTEIGKVIIGQESMIEHLLVALLSNGHVLIEGVPGVAKTITAKLLAKTVEVGFSRIQFTPDLMPSDILGTSIFNVKNSEFEFKKGPIFSSFILIDEINRSPAKTQAALFEVMEERQITMDGKQYEMQEPFLVVATQNPIEHEGTYRLPEAQLDRFLFKINVGYPNLSQEIEIIKNQHENKLEDKTDAVQKVITGAQLKNYQNLVKDVVVETQLLEYIAKIIVNTRENQFLYLGASPRASLALLTASKSFAAVRGRDFVTPEDIKEASYAVLRHRVMVSPEREMEGLTADEIIRQILEAIEIPR; from the coding sequence ATGGAAAATTTTGCAACTCAAAATCAAGAAAATCTAAATACTGAATTTCGCCCGCGATTGGATATGACCGAACTTCAACAAAGTTTGGAAGGTGTAAAAACCGAAATAGGGAAAGTGATTATCGGTCAGGAATCGATGATCGAACATTTGTTGGTGGCACTTTTGTCTAATGGTCATGTTTTGATCGAAGGCGTTCCCGGAGTTGCAAAAACCATCACGGCAAAATTACTGGCGAAAACGGTAGAGGTCGGTTTCAGCAGAATTCAGTTTACACCGGATTTGATGCCTTCTGATATTTTGGGAACGTCAATTTTTAATGTTAAAAATTCAGAATTTGAATTCAAAAAAGGACCAATATTCTCCAGTTTTATTTTGATTGATGAAATCAACCGTTCACCTGCGAAAACCCAAGCCGCTTTATTTGAAGTGATGGAAGAACGCCAAATCACGATGGATGGGAAGCAATACGAAATGCAGGAACCTTTTTTGGTGGTCGCCACACAAAATCCAATCGAACATGAAGGAACATATCGCCTTCCGGAAGCGCAACTCGACCGTTTTCTTTTCAAAATAAATGTCGGTTATCCAAATCTTTCGCAAGAAATAGAAATCATTAAAAATCAGCATGAAAATAAACTGGAAGATAAAACCGATGCTGTGCAGAAAGTGATTACCGGCGCACAGTTGAAAAATTATCAAAATCTGGTGAAAGACGTTGTTGTGGAAACTCAGCTGCTCGAATATATTGCAAAAATCATTGTGAATACGAGAGAAAATCAATTCCTTTATTTGGGCGCTTCCCCCAGAGCGAGTTTGGCCTTACTGACGGCTTCTAAATCATTTGCCGCCGTTCGTGGACGAGATTTTGTAACGCCGGAAGATATCAAAGAAGCCAGTTACGCCGTTCTTCGCCACCGCGTGATGGTTTCCCCGGAACGCGAAATGGAAGGTTTAACGGCTGACGAAATTATCCGTCAAATTTTGGAAGCGATAGAAATTCCGAGGTAA
- a CDS encoding DUF4350 domain-containing protein: MNKTLKLYGLIFIIVMAVLALLELTKSDVTDWRKNFDVHEKSPFGLLIFSKEVDHLLKNKVQRTDLSPYDFYKTQKLKPHNILIVQSEIDSESWNKILQNVESGSDAMIISDSFNKKVADSLGFLPSRISYEDSNLLLLTDEKFAQDSLKIDKLPSGKGFELILESDEILGKEESDSKMANFIKISHGKGNLYLHAEPLILTNYYLLKPGNEKYVQDVFSYLPDRETVWFSGANKNRTESRSPLRFILSKPALRYAWWLFLGGLLLFIIFNAKRKQRIVPVIEPKKNKSVEFVKSIGNLYLQEGDFHDMMAKKAQYFLNRVRMDLLIDTKDLDEKFIHLLHLKTGKSVEEITEVTELIKKGQDPYASVMKEDLIKMNTLLDGILQ, from the coding sequence ATGAATAAAACACTCAAATTATATGGCTTGATTTTCATCATCGTGATGGCGGTTTTGGCGTTGCTGGAACTGACAAAATCCGACGTTACCGATTGGCGCAAGAATTTCGATGTTCATGAAAAGTCGCCTTTTGGTTTGTTGATCTTTAGCAAAGAAGTGGATCACCTTTTAAAAAATAAAGTACAGCGAACCGATCTTTCACCTTATGATTTCTATAAAACGCAAAAATTAAAACCTCATAATATTTTAATCGTCCAGTCAGAAATCGATTCGGAATCCTGGAATAAAATTCTGCAGAACGTCGAAAGCGGATCCGATGCGATGATTATTTCAGATTCTTTCAATAAAAAAGTGGCCGACTCGCTCGGTTTTTTACCTTCAAGAATAAGTTATGAAGATTCTAATCTTTTATTGTTGACCGACGAAAAATTCGCTCAGGATTCTTTAAAAATCGATAAGTTACCGTCTGGAAAAGGATTTGAACTTATTCTTGAAAGTGATGAAATCTTAGGAAAAGAGGAAAGTGACAGTAAAATGGCGAATTTTATTAAAATCAGTCACGGCAAAGGAAATCTTTATTTACATGCAGAACCATTGATTTTAACTAATTATTATTTGCTAAAGCCCGGGAATGAAAAATATGTTCAGGATGTATTTTCTTATCTTCCGGACCGGGAAACGGTTTGGTTTTCGGGAGCCAATAAAAACAGAACAGAATCCCGGTCGCCACTGCGGTTTATTTTGTCGAAACCCGCGCTCCGTTACGCCTGGTGGTTGTTTTTAGGTGGACTTTTATTGTTTATCATTTTTAATGCGAAACGCAAACAGAGAATCGTTCCCGTGATTGAACCGAAGAAAAATAAGTCGGTCGAATTTGTAAAAAGCATCGGGAATTTATATTTGCAGGAAGGCGATTTCCATGATATGATGGCAAAAAAAGCGCAATATTTTCTCAATCGGGTGAGAATGGATCTGTTAATCGATACCAAGGATTTAGATGAGAAATTCATTCATCTTCTCCATCTGAAAACCGGAAAAAGTGTAGAGGAAATTACAGAAGTCACCGAATTGATTAAGAAAGGACAGGATCCTTATGCCAGTGTGATGAAAGAAGATTTAATAAAAATGAATACATTGTTAGACGGGATTTTACAATAA
- a CDS encoding DUF4129 domain-containing protein has translation MKFRIFLFFFILQFIAGNSKELPPPPITRFPDSLETYENGQYYTDSLLLEKPTTNNIVFPKSFDQKFQSKYKGSDYDYTTVKPRESIWQKIQKRIMKILEAIFGKVDPSKTASYAENIMRIFAVIIIGFVLYFLIKFLLGKDGNLFFSKKNKKINVDDQDLHENIHEINFSESIEKFESQKEYRSAVRYQFLLVLKKLADKKLIAWNPEKTNKDYLSELKSKDVKSGFKELAYVFEYVWYGEFEINEENYLYFKQKFLNFKI, from the coding sequence ATGAAATTTAGGATATTCCTCTTCTTTTTTATATTACAGTTTATAGCCGGGAATTCTAAGGAACTTCCGCCACCGCCCATTACCCGTTTTCCCGATTCGTTGGAAACTTATGAAAACGGACAATATTACACCGATTCTCTTCTGCTCGAAAAGCCTACGACCAATAATATTGTTTTTCCAAAAAGTTTTGATCAAAAATTTCAGTCCAAATATAAAGGGTCTGATTATGATTACACGACGGTAAAACCCAGAGAATCGATCTGGCAAAAGATTCAGAAAAGAATAATGAAAATTCTGGAAGCGATTTTTGGAAAAGTTGATCCCAGCAAAACTGCTTCGTATGCGGAAAATATCATGCGGATTTTCGCAGTGATCATTATCGGTTTTGTGCTCTATTTTTTAATTAAATTTTTACTGGGCAAAGACGGAAATTTATTTTTCAGTAAGAAAAATAAGAAAATCAATGTCGACGATCAGGATCTTCACGAAAATATCCATGAAATAAATTTCAGTGAAAGCATTGAAAAATTTGAAAGTCAGAAAGAGTACCGTTCCGCGGTTCGTTATCAGTTTTTATTGGTTTTAAAGAAACTGGCCGATAAAAAACTGATTGCCTGGAATCCCGAAAAAACCAATAAAGATTATCTTTCAGAATTAAAATCAAAAGATGTAAAATCGGGTTTTAAAGAACTGGCTTACGTTTTCGAGTATGTCTGGTATGGCGAATTTGAGATTAATGAAGAAAATTATCTTTATTTTAAACAGAAATTTTTAAATTTTAAGATCTAG
- a CDS encoding DUF4013 domain-containing protein — MMQFYQKRDFGTFISDTFAFFKEHGKNYFKNYLLINGILLILMVLIFVLGYRELFSQMMGSNTSGQNYYFEAYFQENQTMLIFVSTIVFILFLAVTMVSYSYPILYLKRLTETGDKNIKADDILSDLKSNIGRFLKLFLGLLFIVTPLAMIVFGLSVMLMFILIGFLLIFLVGPTLMNIVNFLMFDYFNTRKGFFESLSYAVRAQFSYRNGREKSPFWKYWGSTVVMYLIIQTVSSIFTMIPMMIIFGGMMTVPQSGELQQNPFEGTMGIFIFIIYGISLLFSFLMINVIFVNSGLQYYDSRTDLHRNLDLSEIDTIGSNEI; from the coding sequence ATGATGCAGTTTTATCAGAAACGGGACTTCGGAACCTTTATTAGCGACACATTTGCCTTTTTTAAAGAACACGGAAAAAACTACTTTAAAAATTATCTTTTAATCAACGGGATTTTATTAATTCTGATGGTTCTGATTTTTGTTTTAGGATACCGTGAATTATTCTCACAAATGATGGGTTCCAATACCAGCGGACAGAATTATTATTTTGAGGCTTATTTTCAGGAAAACCAGACGATGCTTATTTTCGTTTCCACTATTGTGTTTATTCTGTTTCTGGCCGTCACGATGGTTTCCTATTCGTACCCGATTCTGTATCTGAAAAGGCTGACTGAAACCGGTGATAAAAATATTAAAGCCGACGATATTTTAAGTGATCTGAAAAGCAATATCGGACGGTTTCTGAAATTGTTTCTCGGACTGCTTTTTATCGTAACACCGCTGGCGATGATCGTCTTCGGACTATCGGTGATGTTGATGTTTATCCTGATCGGGTTTTTGCTGATATTTTTAGTCGGACCCACTTTGATGAACATCGTTAATTTTTTAATGTTCGATTATTTCAATACCAGGAAAGGTTTTTTCGAATCTTTGAGTTATGCCGTAAGAGCGCAGTTCTCTTATCGAAACGGTCGGGAAAAATCTCCTTTTTGGAAATATTGGGGTTCCACCGTCGTGATGTATTTAATCATTCAAACGGTTTCGTCCATTTTCACGATGATACCGATGATGATTATTTTTGGCGGGATGATGACGGTTCCGCAATCGGGAGAATTGCAGCAAAACCCTTTTGAAGGGACTATGGGAATTTTTATTTTTATCATCTACGGAATTTCCCTTCTTTTTTCTTTTTTAATGATTAACGTTATTTTTGTAAACTCCGGATTGCAGTATTATGACAGCCGCACAGACCTTCACAGGAATTTAGACTTATCAGAAATCGATACGATTGGCAGCAATGAAATTTAG
- a CDS encoding stage II sporulation protein M: MREVAFIKQNKEKWLGIEQVIAGKVKKNPDDLSSLYINLVNDLSFAQTYYPKSKTTVYLNHLSSLIFQRIYKTKRAEQNRLFEFFKTEIPLLVHQYRRYLFYAFGFFIIFTLIGFISAYYDKEFVRIILGDEYVNTTLENIEKGNAVGVYQQGSDWGSAIAIIFNNLKVGAILFVYGVFGGVGTLYALLQNSIMLGSFQYFFHEHGALKESASGIWLHGVFEIFSMVVEAMAGLILGASILFPKTYSRFNSFKLGFKDAFKIFLSTVPFTIVAGIIEGYVTRYALVMPGIINGLIIFGTLSLVGYYYFIYPYSVAKKTRIHDAVLSETGLRNLY, translated from the coding sequence ATGAGAGAGGTTGCATTTATCAAACAAAATAAAGAAAAATGGTTGGGAATCGAGCAGGTTATCGCGGGAAAAGTTAAAAAAAATCCGGATGATCTCTCTTCGCTGTACATTAATTTGGTGAATGACCTTTCGTTTGCACAGACCTACTATCCCAAAAGCAAAACCACGGTTTACCTGAACCATCTTTCTTCCCTTATTTTCCAAAGAATTTATAAAACAAAAAGAGCCGAACAAAACCGACTGTTTGAGTTTTTCAAAACTGAAATTCCGCTTTTGGTTCATCAGTACCGCAGGTATTTGTTTTATGCGTTCGGATTTTTTATTATATTTACGTTAATCGGTTTTATTTCAGCGTATTATGATAAAGAATTTGTCAGAATTATTTTGGGTGATGAATATGTAAATACAACGCTTGAGAATATTGAAAAGGGAAATGCGGTGGGCGTTTATCAGCAAGGTTCGGATTGGGGAAGTGCCATTGCCATCATTTTTAACAATCTGAAAGTCGGCGCTATTCTATTTGTCTATGGCGTTTTCGGTGGCGTAGGAACTTTGTATGCTTTGTTGCAGAACAGTATTATGCTCGGCTCATTTCAGTATTTTTTTCACGAACATGGCGCATTGAAAGAAAGTGCGAGTGGAATCTGGCTCCACGGCGTTTTCGAAATTTTCAGCATGGTTGTAGAAGCGATGGCAGGATTGATTTTAGGCGCTTCCATTTTATTTCCGAAAACCTATTCGCGTTTTAATTCCTTTAAATTGGGTTTTAAAGATGCTTTTAAAATATTTTTAAGTACCGTTCCCTTTACTATTGTCGCGGGAATTATCGAAGGTTATGTGACAAGATATGCGTTGGTAATGCCGGGAATTATTAATGGACTTATCATTTTCGGCACGCTTTCATTGGTCGGTTACTATTATTTTATCTATCCATATTCAGTAGCAAAAAAAACAAGAATACATGATGCAGTTTTATCAGAAACGGGACTTCGGAACCTTTATTAG